From the Paramormyrops kingsleyae isolate MSU_618 chromosome 7, PKINGS_0.4, whole genome shotgun sequence genome, one window contains:
- the agpat2 gene encoding 1-acyl-sn-glycerol-3-phosphate acyltransferase beta isoform X1, translated as MDAFWMIVLLLIPVLFFTSSTFVFYFKKCFYVAWMMFLAVFAIPICILKSGGRDIENMRVIRFLVRHVKYFLGLRFEVSGWAHLQTEGPFVIISNHQSSLDVLGMMEILPDRCTMIAKKELVYAGTVGIVCWLGGIVFINRKKTSDAKSVMGQAAQTMLDQKIRLWVFPEGTRNQKGDLLPFKKGAFHLAIQAQAPIVPVVFSSYSNFYLRKEKQFKSGTIRLKILPKIETKGLTSDDVATLCDKSYAVMRSAFLEVSRAGSQNNGPSAL; from the exons ATGGATGCTTTTTGGATGATAGTGCTGCTGCTGATCCCGGTCCTGTTCTTCACAAGCAGCACATTCgtgttttatttcaaaaaatGTTTCTATGTAGCATGGATGATGTTTCTGGCCGTGTTCGCGATCCCCATCTGTATTCTAAAGAGCGGAGGCAGAGACATAGAAAACATGAG AGTCATCCGTTTCTTGGTGCGACACGTGAAGTACTTCCTCGGCCTCCGTTTCGAGGTGAGCGGCTGGGCGCACCTGCAGACTGAAGGGCCCTTTGTAATCATCTCCAACCACCAGAGCTCCCTGGACGTCCTCG GCATGATGGAGATCCTTCCCGACCGCTGCACCATGATCGCCAAGAAGGAGCTCGTATATGCCGGGACGGTCGGCATTGTCTGCTGGCTTGGTGGCATTGTCTTCATCAACCGCAAGAAGACCAGCGACGCCAAAAGCGTGATGGGCCAGGCTGCGCAGACCATGCTCGATCAGAAG ATCCGCCTGTGGGTCTTTCCGGAAGGCACACGCAACCAGAAAGGCGACCTGCTTCCTTTTAAGAAGGGTGCCTTCCACCTGGCGATACAGGCACAG GCTCCCATCGTACCCGTAGTATTCTCCTCCTACAGCAACTTCTACTTGCGGAAAGAAAAGCAGTTTAAATCTG GAACCATCAGGTTGAAGATCCTCCCAAAGATTGAGACAAAAGGATTGACGTCAGATGATGTGGCCACTCTTTGTGATAAATCCTACGCCGTCATGCGGTCTGCATTCCTGGAGGTCTCGCGAGCAGGCAGCCAGAATAACGGCCCGTCGGCTCTCTGA
- the agpat2 gene encoding 1-acyl-sn-glycerol-3-phosphate acyltransferase beta isoform X2 has product MLHSLCGKNIDSATELVIRFLVRHVKYFLGLRFEVSGWAHLQTEGPFVIISNHQSSLDVLGMMEILPDRCTMIAKKELVYAGTVGIVCWLGGIVFINRKKTSDAKSVMGQAAQTMLDQKIRLWVFPEGTRNQKGDLLPFKKGAFHLAIQAQAPIVPVVFSSYSNFYLRKEKQFKSGTIRLKILPKIETKGLTSDDVATLCDKSYAVMRSAFLEVSRAGSQNNGPSAL; this is encoded by the exons ATGTTGCATTCGCTGTGCGGAAAAAATAttgattccgctactgagct AGTCATCCGTTTCTTGGTGCGACACGTGAAGTACTTCCTCGGCCTCCGTTTCGAGGTGAGCGGCTGGGCGCACCTGCAGACTGAAGGGCCCTTTGTAATCATCTCCAACCACCAGAGCTCCCTGGACGTCCTCG GCATGATGGAGATCCTTCCCGACCGCTGCACCATGATCGCCAAGAAGGAGCTCGTATATGCCGGGACGGTCGGCATTGTCTGCTGGCTTGGTGGCATTGTCTTCATCAACCGCAAGAAGACCAGCGACGCCAAAAGCGTGATGGGCCAGGCTGCGCAGACCATGCTCGATCAGAAG ATCCGCCTGTGGGTCTTTCCGGAAGGCACACGCAACCAGAAAGGCGACCTGCTTCCTTTTAAGAAGGGTGCCTTCCACCTGGCGATACAGGCACAG GCTCCCATCGTACCCGTAGTATTCTCCTCCTACAGCAACTTCTACTTGCGGAAAGAAAAGCAGTTTAAATCTG GAACCATCAGGTTGAAGATCCTCCCAAAGATTGAGACAAAAGGATTGACGTCAGATGATGTGGCCACTCTTTGTGATAAATCCTACGCCGTCATGCGGTCTGCATTCCTGGAGGTCTCGCGAGCAGGCAGCCAGAATAACGGCCCGTCGGCTCTCTGA